The following are encoded in a window of Nocardioides houyundeii genomic DNA:
- a CDS encoding universal stress protein has protein sequence MTPQDIPPGAVLVAVDGSDHAARAVTWGARHAHLSHRALVLMHATGIGEPLEFPPLGVSVTDYPPTAEDPDRDDGLVLEVAEERARTVLADGAIVRVSVRDDPRRALVTASARAELLVLGSRGRGVFGSLVLGSVSAAVARHADCPVAVVRGYDEVDSLTRVVVGVDATAESRRAVEHAYRFASLHRVPILVVHCYWDVVGILAGGSGAPADDPGATQLEVEVRELIVGLGEDYPDVQARVVLRHGLVDTVLAENALLGDVIVVGRHEAGSAAQFLARSVSTAVLERARSTVIVVPFGTKGH, from the coding sequence ATGACGCCCCAGGACATTCCCCCCGGCGCCGTGCTGGTCGCAGTCGACGGCTCCGACCATGCCGCCCGTGCCGTGACCTGGGGCGCCCGACACGCCCACCTCTCCCACCGGGCGCTCGTCCTGATGCACGCCACCGGAATCGGGGAGCCCCTGGAGTTTCCCCCGCTCGGAGTCAGCGTGACCGACTACCCACCGACGGCCGAGGACCCGGACCGCGACGACGGCCTGGTCCTCGAGGTGGCGGAGGAGAGGGCACGGACGGTGCTGGCGGACGGCGCGATCGTCCGCGTCTCGGTCCGTGACGACCCGCGCCGGGCGCTCGTGACTGCCTCCGCACGAGCTGAGCTCCTCGTCCTCGGATCCCGGGGTCGGGGCGTGTTCGGCAGTCTGGTCCTGGGCTCGGTCAGTGCGGCAGTCGCCAGGCACGCCGACTGTCCGGTCGCGGTGGTTCGGGGCTACGACGAGGTCGACTCGCTCACGCGTGTGGTCGTGGGCGTCGACGCGACCGCGGAGTCCAGGAGAGCGGTGGAGCACGCCTATCGGTTCGCCTCGCTCCACCGGGTCCCGATCCTGGTGGTGCACTGCTACTGGGACGTCGTCGGCATCCTGGCCGGGGGAAGCGGTGCGCCCGCGGACGACCCGGGCGCGACGCAGCTCGAGGTGGAGGTACGCGAGCTGATCGTCGGTCTGGGCGAGGACTACCCCGACGTCCAGGCTCGCGTGGTCCTGCGGCACGGCCTCGTGGACACCGTGCTCGCCGAGAATGCGTTGCTGGGTGACGTCATCGTCGTGGGACGGCACGAAGCGGGGTCCGCCGCCCAGTTCCTGGCGCGCTCGGTGTCGACCGCGGTGCTGGAGCGGGCCCGCTCGACGGTGATCGTGGTCCCGTTCGGCACCAAGGGGCACTGA
- a CDS encoding M20/M25/M40 family metallo-hydrolase: protein MAPDLHDPATEVVDLCRDLIRIDSSNYGDDTGPGERKTAELVATLLDEVGIEAQVIEGEPGRTNLVARWGGSDGDALLLHGHLDVVPAEARDWTHHPFAGEIADGYLWGRGAVDMKDFDAMLLSVVRARVRSGRIPRRPIVLCFTADEEAGGHKGAEVIVRDHPDLLSDCTEAVGEVGGFTTTVRGQRIYLIEAAEKGMAWMRLRARGTAGHGSMVNRDNAVTQLAGAVARIGAHDWPVRLTPAMEVLLASVATIAGTEATPDNAEALVEEFESSTRMLGAVIRNTANPTMLQAGYKVNVIPTEATAYLDGRFLPGYQDEFFATLDELCGPDVTREFVSHQQPWESPTQGNLMDAMTRSILAEDPDGIVAPYLMSGGTDAKHFRKLGMTSYGFAPLRLPAELDFGALFHGVDERVPTDALEFGARVFDRFLDEV, encoded by the coding sequence ATGGCTCCCGACCTGCACGACCCGGCCACAGAGGTCGTCGACCTCTGTCGCGACCTCATCCGCATCGACTCCTCCAACTACGGCGACGACACTGGCCCGGGGGAGCGGAAGACGGCCGAGCTGGTCGCAACCCTGCTCGACGAGGTGGGGATCGAGGCGCAGGTCATCGAGGGGGAGCCCGGCCGCACCAACCTGGTGGCCAGGTGGGGCGGCAGCGACGGGGACGCGCTGTTGCTGCACGGGCACCTGGACGTCGTCCCCGCGGAGGCGCGGGACTGGACCCACCACCCCTTCGCCGGGGAGATCGCCGACGGCTACCTGTGGGGCCGCGGGGCCGTGGACATGAAGGACTTCGACGCCATGCTGCTCTCGGTGGTCCGCGCCCGGGTGCGCAGCGGTCGCATCCCGCGACGGCCGATCGTGCTGTGCTTCACCGCCGACGAGGAGGCCGGTGGCCACAAGGGCGCTGAGGTCATCGTGCGGGACCACCCCGACCTGCTGTCCGACTGCACCGAGGCCGTGGGGGAGGTGGGCGGCTTCACCACCACGGTGCGCGGTCAGCGCATCTACCTGATCGAGGCCGCCGAGAAGGGCATGGCCTGGATGCGTCTGAGGGCCCGCGGCACCGCCGGGCACGGGTCGATGGTCAACCGGGACAACGCCGTCACCCAGCTGGCGGGGGCCGTGGCGCGCATCGGAGCCCATGACTGGCCCGTCCGGCTCACCCCGGCGATGGAGGTGCTGCTGGCCTCGGTCGCCACGATCGCCGGGACGGAGGCCACGCCCGACAACGCCGAGGCGCTGGTGGAGGAGTTCGAGAGCTCGACCCGGATGCTCGGCGCCGTGATCCGCAACACCGCCAACCCGACCATGCTCCAGGCCGGCTACAAGGTGAACGTGATCCCCACCGAGGCCACCGCCTACCTGGACGGCCGGTTCCTGCCCGGCTACCAGGACGAGTTCTTCGCGACCCTGGACGAGCTGTGCGGCCCCGACGTCACCCGGGAGTTCGTCAGCCACCAGCAGCCCTGGGAGTCGCCCACGCAGGGCAACCTGATGGACGCCATGACCAGGTCGATCCTGGCCGAGGACCCCGACGGCATCGTGGCGCCGTACCTGATGAGCGGCGGGACCGACGCCAAGCACTTCCGCAAGCTGGGCATGACCTCCTACGGGTTCGCCCCGCTCCGGCTGCCCGCCGAGCTCGACT
- a CDS encoding glycosyltransferase family 61 protein, whose protein sequence is MAALALRAPRLRHRSEWCAAVQPVRPRRTPHVEEVADAYLSRVATGELATVHRPSKWFSGAVYTSAGELVPASQKILGDPRGLRVAADPSFLPPVADVRLDGTWLYGGTWAPTFGHFLVETLTTLWPRLPQQPTGLVFHSSFGPTNVEGWHRRLLALAGFADLPVHVVGTGGPVAVEHLVVPSRSVALHAWVHPEARSVWDTIAGSFRGAGQQRVYVSRTLLNEHRRAVRYRRPVRSSAEHDRALDEVFAARGFDIVRPETLDIAEQLARVASAAVIAGLSGSGLHHSAFIPRGGRVVELGDGRNATRPVRMQCAIDAASGHQRRFIRGDAPPGEVDHILGRLGLT, encoded by the coding sequence TTGGCCGCTCTCGCCCTCCGGGCACCCAGGCTCAGGCACCGCAGCGAGTGGTGTGCCGCCGTCCAGCCGGTCCGCCCCCGCCGTACGCCGCACGTCGAGGAGGTCGCAGACGCCTACCTGTCCCGGGTGGCCACCGGCGAGCTGGCCACGGTGCACCGTCCGAGCAAGTGGTTCTCCGGCGCGGTGTACACCTCGGCCGGGGAGCTGGTGCCCGCCTCGCAGAAGATCCTGGGCGACCCCCGCGGTCTTCGGGTAGCCGCAGACCCGAGCTTCCTCCCGCCTGTCGCGGACGTCCGCCTCGACGGCACGTGGCTCTACGGCGGCACGTGGGCGCCGACCTTCGGGCACTTCCTGGTCGAGACGCTCACCACCCTGTGGCCGCGCCTGCCTCAGCAGCCGACCGGTTTGGTGTTCCATTCGAGCTTCGGCCCCACCAACGTCGAGGGCTGGCACCGGCGGCTGCTCGCCCTGGCCGGGTTCGCCGACCTGCCCGTACACGTCGTGGGCACGGGTGGACCGGTCGCCGTGGAGCACCTCGTGGTTCCCTCCCGCAGCGTCGCCCTCCACGCCTGGGTCCACCCGGAGGCTCGCAGTGTGTGGGACACCATCGCCGGTTCGTTCCGCGGTGCCGGGCAGCAGCGCGTCTACGTCTCCCGGACCCTGCTCAACGAGCACCGGCGAGCCGTCCGATACCGACGCCCGGTCCGTTCCTCGGCCGAGCACGACCGGGCGCTGGACGAGGTGTTCGCCGCGCGCGGCTTCGACATCGTCCGTCCCGAGACGCTGGACATCGCTGAGCAGCTCGCCCGGGTCGCCTCTGCCGCCGTCATCGCCGGGCTCTCGGGCTCCGGGCTCCACCACTCCGCCTTCATCCCGCGTGGCGGCCGGGTCGTGGAGCTGGGCGACGGCCGGAACGCGACTCGTCCGGTGCGGATGCAGTGCGCCATCGACGCCGCCTCAGGCCACCAGCGGCGCTTCATCCGGGGCGACGCCCCGCCCGGGGAGGTGGATCACATCCTGGGGAGGTTGGGGCTCACCTGA
- a CDS encoding universal stress protein, which produces MARCPCRRHDALENGMDLLEQADGAVVVGVDGSQASEQAIDWAAEQAVLEGRPLTLVHATGVWSAPPEVDLVALVAAMEAQGDELVSQARARVEAAHVIPDLRSQVVLADPRAALLDASEVAYLTVIGSRGRGAIKTLVLGSVGLTLSQQAHCPVVVRRPHDAEDTGDGLVVGTDLSRHSEVAVDWAFHQAVVRGLPLTLVHTVFDGYPAGVVPADDTEHEDRRARLVSLAERFGTRHPGVEVQCELRRGIPDEALVEAAAGSEMVVVGSHQRRSVLSMMDLNVPKTVIERAPRFVAVVPGPGTTERT; this is translated from the coding sequence ATGGCACGCTGCCCGTGCCGCCGACACGACGCCTTGGAGAACGGTATGGACCTCTTGGAGCAGGCCGACGGTGCCGTAGTGGTCGGCGTCGACGGATCGCAGGCAAGCGAGCAAGCAATCGACTGGGCAGCGGAACAGGCGGTCCTTGAGGGGCGGCCCTTGACGCTGGTCCACGCCACGGGGGTGTGGAGCGCTCCGCCGGAGGTCGATCTCGTGGCTCTGGTGGCCGCGATGGAGGCCCAGGGCGACGAGCTCGTCTCCCAGGCGCGGGCCCGCGTCGAGGCCGCCCACGTGATCCCCGACCTCCGGTCCCAGGTGGTGCTGGCAGATCCCCGGGCAGCGCTGCTGGATGCCTCGGAGGTCGCCTACCTGACGGTGATCGGCTCGCGGGGCCGGGGCGCGATCAAGACCCTGGTGCTCGGCTCGGTGGGACTCACGCTGAGCCAACAGGCACACTGTCCCGTGGTGGTACGGCGTCCGCACGACGCCGAGGACACCGGCGACGGGCTGGTGGTCGGCACCGACCTGAGTCGGCATTCCGAGGTGGCCGTCGACTGGGCGTTCCACCAGGCCGTGGTGCGGGGGCTGCCGCTGACCCTGGTGCACACGGTCTTCGACGGCTACCCGGCCGGCGTCGTCCCTGCGGACGACACTGAGCACGAGGACCGGCGAGCCCGGCTGGTGAGCCTCGCCGAGCGCTTCGGGACCCGTCATCCCGGCGTGGAGGTCCAGTGCGAGCTGCGCCGCGGGATCCCCGACGAGGCACTGGTGGAAGCTGCGGCTGGGAGCGAGATGGTGGTGGTGGGCTCGCACCAGCGGAGATCGGTCCTGAGCATGATGGATCTCAACGTGCCCAAGACCGTGATCGAGCGCGCGCCTCGGTTCGTTGCCGTCGTACCGGGCCCGGGGACGACCGAGCGGACCTGA